The Tenacibaculum sp. MAR_2010_89 sequence AACTTTATACGTTTTGTAGGGCACTTTTAATATTGGACCATACAACAATACTTCTTTACCCCATTTTTTATTGATTTCATTAACTACTTCCTGTTGCCTTCCCATACGTTCATAAATCAAGCTTTTAATAAAGGATAAAGGAATTAATAGAATTACTATTAATAAGCCAATCATTAACATTCTTGCCGTAATTGAGTTTTTTAGCCATTTGCCAAATTTCCCATTTTGTTGATTTGATATTTCCATTTTCATCTTTTATTTAAAATATTTGTTATTATATTCTCCAATTTATCTAAGTAACTAGTCATCTTTTTTTTATAATAACCTGAGTTTAATTAATAGCTGTTTATTACAGCACAGTTCTCTTTTTCAATTCACTATACATTTTACGAACTCTTTTATTAAACTCAGGATATCCATAGCAATCTCCCCCTATTATTCAAGACATTTACAACAAAAAAAATACAAAGGACTTTGAAATACAAAGTAATTATTCAAAAAAAATACTACTTATTTTTTATTAATTTTTCTAATGCGCTTATGTGCTTTTTAAATTCTAATTTTCCTTTTTCAGTAGCATAATACCTTGTATTAGGCTTTCTTCCTATAAATTGTTTTTCAATTCTTATAAATTCAACTTTTTCTAATGCTTTAGAATGACTTGCTAAATTTCCGTCTGTAGCTCCTAATAACTCTTTTAAAGTTTTAAAATCTGCATACTCATTCACCATTAGAACTGACATTATACCTAGTCTGATTCTATGATCAAAAGCTTTATTTATATTTAAAATAATATTTTTCAAAAAAACTATTTTTTATCATATTTATAATACATTAAAGTACCGTAAATAATGTGCATTACTCCAAAACCTAGTACCCAAAACCAAAATCCGTATCCAGGAAAAATAGCACTAATTAAACCTAAAACGATTTCAGTTAAACCTAAATATTTAACGTAACCCAATGTATATTTTGATGCATTGAATAATGAAATACCATAGAAA is a genomic window containing:
- a CDS encoding transcriptional regulator, with protein sequence MKNIILNINKAFDHRIRLGIMSVLMVNEYADFKTLKELLGATDGNLASHSKALEKVEFIRIEKQFIGRKPNTRYYATEKGKLEFKKHISALEKLIKNK